From Roseburia hominis, the proteins below share one genomic window:
- a CDS encoding NAD(P)-binding protein, with amino-acid sequence MSKIYLANSKLSDAKIGPLLTKFSNKVNVYPPGTCPLTVQLSLLQASRNQTCGKCVPCRDGLRQLEKMLISVIRGNATMETLVEMKELAIMIRDTADCAIGYQSAIEVLEGLETFKEDYISHIRRQECTGISGQKIPCVTLCPAHVDIPGYIAHVYEGNYAEAINLIRRDNPLPTACAMICEHPCEERCRRNLIDSSINIRGVKKYAVDQIPADKVEVPKANPCTGKKVAVIGGGPSGMTAAYFLSLMGHKVTVFEAKERLGGMLMYGIPNYRFPKDRLDEDIRAILSTGNIEVKYNTTVGKDISIEEVHNSYDAMYVAIGAQVGKKLRLDGIDANNVFSAVEMLDEIGHDRKPDYTGKTVAVIGGGNVAMDAARSALRCGAADVRIVYRRRQEDMTALDTEIESAIMEGIELMLLQAPKSIEKDENGDCTALWVQPQMIGPYRGDRPSPVDAVSKEPVRIPCDVILIAVGQDIVSAPFEEYGLPAQRGVFQAGLDTAIANMPGIFVGGDCATGPSTAIRAIAAGKVAARNIDEYLGYHHKLDCGVTAPEARPNNRVPTGRVNIQERPAYIRKHDFEHVECPMTPEEIQQECSRCLRCDVFGCGKLDGAVDK; translated from the coding sequence ATGAGTAAGATTTACCTTGCAAACAGCAAGCTCAGCGACGCTAAGATCGGACCGCTGCTTACAAAGTTTTCCAATAAGGTAAACGTGTATCCGCCAGGGACCTGTCCGCTTACGGTTCAGCTCTCACTTCTGCAGGCTTCCAGAAACCAGACCTGCGGCAAGTGTGTGCCCTGCCGTGACGGATTAAGACAGCTTGAGAAGATGCTGATCTCTGTGATCCGCGGAAATGCGACTATGGAAACTTTGGTTGAGATGAAGGAGCTTGCGATCATGATCCGCGATACTGCGGATTGTGCGATCGGCTACCAGTCAGCCATTGAAGTGCTGGAAGGATTGGAAACCTTTAAGGAGGATTATATCAGTCATATCCGCAGACAGGAATGTACCGGTATCAGCGGGCAGAAGATCCCGTGCGTAACACTGTGTCCGGCACACGTGGATATCCCGGGTTACATCGCCCATGTATATGAGGGGAACTATGCTGAGGCGATCAACCTGATCCGTCGTGATAATCCGCTCCCGACAGCCTGCGCAATGATCTGTGAACACCCATGCGAGGAACGCTGCCGCAGGAACCTGATCGACAGCTCCATCAACATCCGTGGCGTGAAAAAATATGCGGTAGACCAGATTCCGGCAGACAAGGTCGAGGTACCAAAAGCGAACCCCTGCACGGGCAAAAAAGTCGCTGTCATCGGAGGCGGCCCAAGCGGAATGACGGCAGCGTATTTCCTGTCTCTTATGGGCCATAAGGTAACGGTATTTGAAGCAAAGGAACGCCTCGGCGGTATGCTGATGTACGGAATTCCCAACTACCGTTTCCCGAAAGACAGATTGGATGAAGACATAAGAGCAATCCTCTCCACAGGCAATATCGAAGTCAAATACAATACAACTGTCGGAAAAGACATTTCCATAGAGGAAGTACATAATTCTTACGATGCCATGTATGTGGCGATTGGGGCTCAGGTGGGCAAGAAGCTCCGCCTGGACGGAATCGACGCAAACAATGTATTCTCAGCCGTTGAGATGTTAGACGAGATCGGTCATGACAGGAAACCGGATTACACCGGCAAGACCGTCGCTGTTATCGGAGGCGGAAACGTTGCCATGGATGCGGCGAGAAGTGCGCTCCGCTGTGGTGCTGCCGATGTCCGGATCGTTTACAGACGTCGCCAGGAGGATATGACAGCTCTGGATACCGAGATTGAATCCGCGATCATGGAAGGCATCGAACTGATGCTCCTTCAGGCTCCGAAGAGCATCGAGAAGGATGAGAACGGAGACTGCACCGCACTTTGGGTACAGCCGCAGATGATCGGACCTTACCGCGGCGATCGTCCTTCTCCTGTAGACGCCGTTTCTAAAGAACCCGTGCGCATTCCCTGCGATGTGATTTTGATCGCTGTAGGCCAGGATATTGTCAGCGCACCATTTGAAGAGTATGGACTGCCGGCACAGCGAGGCGTCTTCCAGGCAGGACTTGACACTGCCATCGCCAATATGCCCGGCATCTTCGTGGGCGGCGACTGTGCGACCGGACCTTCCACCGCGATCCGCGCGATTGCAGCGGGCAAGGTCGCAGCACGCAATATTGACGAATACCTTGGCTACCATCACAAGCTGGACTGTGGCGTGACCGCACCGGAAGCAAGACCGAACAATCGCGTTCCCACCGGACGTGTTAACATTCAGGAGAGACCGGCTTACATCCGTAAGCACGACTTCGAGCATGTGGAATGCCCCATGACTCCTGAAGAGATTCAGCAGGAATGCAGCAGATGTCTTCGTTGTGACGTCTTTGGCTGTGGCAAGCTGGATGGCGCTGTGGACAAATAG
- the fdhF gene encoding formate dehydrogenase subunit alpha codes for MQIIINGMAVEALEGSTILQTARAAGIDIPTLCYLEGVNDIGSCRLCVVELEGSDVLVPACNTKVKENMVVHTHSERVVEARKTVLRLLLSEHYGDCFSCEKNGDCELQKYCIEYGVDTTEYAGARKERSFKKKDDHPFLSYDPDRCIQCQRCVMTCSHVTGRKAIALGKTGMFSIIDAPFGPDWKETLCESCGNCAQACPTGALTVKRRKNYRAWEVKKVRTTCPHCATGCQMDLIVKNGKIVDVVGADGPSNHGLLCVKGRSGSFDFVDSPERIRFPLIKNKETGEFERATWDEALDLVASKFTEIRDNYGGEALAGFACSRSANEDIYMLQKMVRTAFGSNNTDNCARVUHAPTVAGLATTLGSGAMTNTIYDITHESDVIMLVGSNPEHAHPVIGMQVRQAVAKGTKLIVVDPRDIDLAKSADIHLKLRPGTNVAFANGMMHVFIEEDLIDHKFIEERTENFEAIREVVKDYTPEKVAEICGIDPAKLREAARLYATADKAPIMYCLGVTEHHTGTEGVMSLSNMAMMVGKLGRPGCGVNPIRGQNNVQGACDMGAAPNQFPGYQNITKPGVRTKFETAWGTKLNPNEGIKATDCFPKMISGEIKGLFIFGEDPVRTDPNTHHVIKALESLDFFVVDELFMTETAKYADVILPGVSFAEKEGTFTNTERRVQRIRKAVTIAGEAKQDTWIFTEIMNRMGYPQPHLSAAQIMDEIASVTPSFGGISHTRLDSEEVGGRGLQWPCPSPHHPGTPIMHVGKFARGLGYFRPAEYVPSMELPDEEYPLTMMTGRILYHYNACAMTDKTAGLNEIAGESFIELNTADAEKHGIEDGEMISISSRRGTIQAKAVVSGKTREGECWMPFHYLEGGANWLTSDALDSISSTPEYKVCAVKVEKI; via the coding sequence ATGCAGATTATAATAAATGGAATGGCTGTTGAGGCGCTGGAAGGCTCTACCATCCTTCAGACGGCCCGCGCGGCTGGAATCGATATTCCTACCCTCTGCTATCTGGAAGGAGTCAATGACATCGGCTCCTGCCGGTTATGTGTAGTAGAGCTGGAAGGTTCCGATGTACTGGTTCCCGCCTGCAACACCAAAGTAAAAGAAAACATGGTAGTCCACACACATAGCGAACGTGTCGTGGAAGCAAGAAAGACTGTTTTAAGACTTCTGCTCTCTGAGCATTACGGCGACTGTTTCAGCTGTGAGAAAAACGGTGACTGTGAATTACAGAAGTACTGTATCGAGTACGGCGTAGATACCACCGAATATGCCGGAGCAAGAAAAGAAAGAAGTTTCAAGAAAAAAGACGATCACCCCTTCTTAAGCTATGACCCGGATCGCTGTATCCAGTGTCAGCGCTGCGTAATGACCTGTTCTCATGTAACAGGAAGAAAGGCCATCGCTCTCGGAAAGACCGGTATGTTCTCCATCATTGACGCACCGTTCGGTCCGGACTGGAAGGAAACCCTCTGTGAATCCTGCGGAAACTGTGCCCAGGCATGTCCTACCGGCGCTCTTACCGTAAAACGCAGGAAGAACTACCGCGCATGGGAAGTGAAGAAAGTCCGCACTACCTGTCCGCACTGTGCAACAGGATGCCAGATGGATCTGATCGTGAAAAACGGAAAAATCGTGGATGTAGTCGGCGCAGACGGCCCGTCCAACCATGGACTTCTTTGTGTCAAAGGACGCAGCGGCTCCTTCGACTTTGTTGATTCTCCCGAGAGAATCCGTTTCCCACTGATCAAGAATAAAGAAACCGGCGAATTTGAGAGAGCCACCTGGGATGAAGCTCTTGATCTGGTCGCTTCCAAATTCACAGAAATCAGAGATAATTACGGAGGTGAGGCACTGGCGGGATTTGCCTGCTCACGTTCAGCCAATGAAGATATTTATATGCTTCAGAAAATGGTCAGAACGGCATTTGGCAGCAACAATACCGATAACTGTGCGCGCGTTTGACATGCTCCTACTGTTGCCGGGCTGGCAACCACATTAGGCTCAGGAGCCATGACAAACACCATCTATGATATTACCCATGAATCCGATGTGATCATGCTGGTAGGTTCCAACCCCGAACATGCACATCCGGTCATCGGAATGCAGGTTCGGCAGGCTGTGGCAAAAGGCACCAAACTCATCGTCGTTGACCCAAGAGACATCGACCTTGCAAAGAGTGCTGATATTCATCTGAAACTCCGACCAGGTACCAACGTTGCATTTGCAAACGGTATGATGCACGTATTCATCGAAGAGGACCTGATCGACCATAAATTCATCGAGGAACGTACTGAGAACTTTGAAGCGATCAGGGAAGTGGTTAAAGACTATACTCCGGAAAAGGTTGCCGAAATTTGCGGTATCGACCCGGCTAAGCTTCGCGAGGCAGCAAGACTTTATGCGACCGCTGACAAAGCTCCCATCATGTATTGTCTGGGCGTGACCGAACACCACACCGGAACAGAGGGCGTTATGTCTCTTTCCAACATGGCTATGATGGTCGGAAAACTGGGACGTCCGGGCTGTGGCGTAAACCCGATTCGCGGACAGAACAATGTACAGGGCGCTTGTGATATGGGCGCTGCCCCGAATCAGTTCCCGGGTTACCAGAACATTACCAAACCGGGTGTCCGCACCAAGTTTGAGACCGCATGGGGAACCAAGCTGAACCCGAATGAAGGAATCAAAGCTACCGACTGCTTCCCGAAGATGATCTCCGGCGAAATCAAAGGCCTCTTCATCTTTGGAGAGGACCCGGTAAGAACCGACCCGAATACACACCATGTAATCAAGGCTCTTGAGTCTTTGGATTTCTTCGTAGTAGATGAACTGTTCATGACGGAAACCGCAAAATATGCTGATGTCATTCTTCCGGGTGTCTCCTTCGCAGAAAAAGAAGGAACCTTCACCAACACGGAACGCCGCGTGCAGAGAATCCGAAAAGCAGTGACCATCGCAGGCGAGGCAAAACAGGATACCTGGATCTTCACCGAGATCATGAATCGTATGGGATATCCGCAGCCGCATCTTTCGGCCGCTCAGATCATGGATGAGATTGCATCTGTCACTCCATCCTTCGGCGGCATCAGTCATACACGGCTTGACAGCGAGGAAGTGGGCGGTAGAGGTCTTCAGTGGCCATGTCCGTCCCCGCACCATCCGGGCACTCCGATCATGCATGTGGGCAAATTTGCAAGAGGACTGGGCTATTTCCGTCCCGCTGAGTATGTACCGTCCATGGAGCTTCCGGATGAGGAATATCCGCTTACCATGATGACCGGACGTATCCTTTATCACTATAACGCGTGTGCCATGACAGATAAGACCGCTGGTCTCAATGAGATCGCAGGTGAATCCTTCATCGAGCTGAATACTGCAGATGCTGAGAAGCATGGCATTGAAGACGGTGAGATGATCTCCATCTCCTCCCGCCGCGGAACGATTCAGGCCAAGGCTGTCGTGTCAGGCAAAACACGTGAAGGTGAATGCTGGATGCCCTTCCATTATCTGGAAGGCGGTGCGAACTGGCTGACCAGTGACGCTCTTGACTCGATCTCCAGTACACCGGAGTATAAAGTTTGCGCAGTAAAGGTTGAGAAAATATAG
- the fdhD gene encoding formate dehydrogenase accessory sulfurtransferase FdhD has protein sequence MYINEQYENLELTENEDTTCIFRDKHAEASKETVLAEHLLEVYLNERLTMKLVCTPEHLTELVLGRLFSEGMINDTDEVESIYICKYGTRAKVMLRNTSPALQVQQVETTPTCCTGNRVLYEPVSDNPLHVMDFASWQAEWIFMLADKFSEGTPLHRKTWATHSCFLARRDRLLFQCEDIGRHNALDKVIGYALRHRIPLSECFVYSSGRIPVDMVSKAIRARLPLLVSKAVPTNEAVRLAKQYHLTLICSARRDLMKVYSGQLPS, from the coding sequence ATGTATATTAACGAACAATATGAAAATCTGGAATTAACCGAAAACGAAGATACAACATGCATATTCCGTGACAAGCATGCCGAGGCTTCCAAAGAAACCGTTTTAGCAGAACATCTCCTGGAGGTGTATCTCAATGAGCGATTGACCATGAAGCTTGTCTGCACTCCCGAGCACCTGACGGAGCTAGTTCTCGGGCGTCTGTTTTCCGAGGGAATGATCAACGACACAGACGAGGTGGAATCCATTTACATTTGCAAGTATGGAACTCGCGCAAAAGTGATGCTGAGAAACACTTCCCCGGCTTTACAGGTACAGCAGGTGGAAACTACTCCGACCTGCTGTACCGGCAATCGGGTTTTATATGAACCCGTCAGCGACAATCCTCTTCATGTAATGGACTTTGCTTCCTGGCAGGCAGAGTGGATCTTTATGCTGGCAGACAAATTCAGCGAAGGAACCCCTCTGCACCGAAAGACATGGGCAACCCATAGCTGTTTTCTCGCCAGGCGCGACCGGCTGCTCTTTCAGTGCGAGGATATCGGGCGCCACAATGCACTCGATAAAGTAATTGGATATGCGCTTCGCCACCGGATTCCTCTTTCCGAATGCTTCGTATATTCCAGCGGACGGATTCCCGTGGATATGGTCTCAAAAGCGATTCGGGCCCGGCTCCCTCTTCTGGTCAGCAAGGCGGTCCCTACAAACGAGGCAGTTCGATTGGCAAAGCAGTATCACCTTACTTTGATCTGCTCCGCAAGGCGTGACCTGATGAAGGTATATTCCGGACAATTGCCCTCTTAA
- a CDS encoding double-cubane-cluster-containing anaerobic reductase: protein MAEVFDLPANFDDFMETRKQGFLRVKEFVENGGHLAGFLCSYTPLEVIDAAGVASVALCGMSNETVADAEKVLPKNLCPLIKGTYGFAYTQKCPYTYFADMIIGETTCDGKKKMYELLNELKETYVLHLPQSQERAYAGDIWYEEVKLLKERLEEKYGVEITDEKLREAAHIRNEIRKAQKELAELQIAEPPMIKSTESMLAMQQGTFTFDVHQQLANFKAKVEKARTAYENGERPVDISAKRILLTGCPSSGVIRKVGMVIENNGGVIVCQDDCGGERTQSLLVDEEADDILRAISDRYLQINCSVMTTNNGRLEHMKEMIKKYKVDGVVDVVLHACHTFNVESARVSKMLEEEGIPYMKIETDYSESDSGQIETRLAAFIEML from the coding sequence ATGGCTGAAGTATTTGATTTACCTGCAAATTTTGATGATTTTATGGAGACACGGAAACAGGGATTCCTTCGCGTAAAGGAGTTTGTGGAGAACGGCGGACACCTGGCAGGTTTTTTATGTTCCTATACTCCGCTGGAAGTCATAGACGCGGCAGGTGTTGCGAGTGTGGCTCTCTGCGGAATGAGCAATGAGACCGTTGCAGATGCGGAGAAGGTTCTTCCAAAGAATCTGTGTCCGTTGATTAAGGGAACATATGGGTTTGCCTATACGCAGAAATGTCCCTATACATATTTTGCAGATATGATTATCGGTGAGACGACTTGCGATGGGAAGAAGAAGATGTATGAGCTTTTAAATGAGCTGAAGGAGACGTACGTACTTCATCTTCCCCAGAGCCAGGAACGCGCCTATGCCGGTGATATATGGTATGAGGAAGTAAAACTTCTGAAAGAGAGACTGGAAGAAAAGTATGGAGTCGAGATTACAGATGAAAAGCTCCGCGAGGCTGCCCATATACGAAATGAGATCAGGAAGGCTCAGAAGGAACTGGCTGAACTTCAGATTGCGGAACCGCCGATGATCAAATCAACGGAGTCGATGCTGGCGATGCAGCAGGGAACCTTTACGTTTGATGTGCATCAACAGCTTGCGAACTTTAAGGCAAAAGTGGAGAAAGCAAGAACGGCATATGAAAACGGTGAACGGCCGGTAGATATTTCAGCAAAACGAATTCTTCTTACAGGCTGCCCTTCTTCCGGTGTTATCCGCAAGGTCGGTATGGTGATCGAGAATAATGGAGGCGTAATTGTATGCCAGGATGATTGCGGCGGTGAGAGAACGCAGTCGCTTCTGGTTGACGAGGAGGCAGATGATATCTTAAGAGCAATCTCAGATCGTTACCTGCAGATTAACTGCTCTGTTATGACTACGAACAATGGTCGTCTGGAGCATATGAAAGAGATGATCAAAAAATATAAAGTGGATGGCGTGGTCGATGTGGTGCTTCACGCATGCCATACCTTTAATGTGGAATCTGCAAGGGTGTCTAAGATGTTGGAAGAAGAGGGCATTCCTTATATGAAGATTGAGACCGACTATTCGGAATCCGACAGTGGTCAGATCGAGACCCGTCTTGCGGCGTTCATTGAGATGCTGTAA
- a CDS encoding aminotransferase class I/II-fold pyridoxal phosphate-dependent enzyme, with the protein MKYDFTTIMDRRGKDAIAVDVVGKGPGFAVPEDGFDFIPMWIADMNFATVPTVQAAISERLAHPAFGYFATRDEYYQAIINWQETRNHVTGLTKECIGYENGVLGGLVSALNAFAAPGDSVLVHSPTYIGFTGSITGAGYRIVLSELKQDDEGVWRMDYEDMDAKIKKNKIHVAVFCNPHNPTGRVWEREELEKAMEVYRKNDCIVITDEIWSDIILNGNRHIPMQSISEDARNRTVALYAPSKTFNLAGLIGSYHIIYNSYLRDRVRACSSKSHYNSMNVLSMYALMGAYSAEGMEWVDELREVLSNNVNYAYDFIQEHFDGVELSKPQGTYMLFLDCTGWCEKTGRPLDELLKAGHRVGVGWQDGRPFHGEHSIRMNLALPFTRVQEAFERLDRYVFKEERK; encoded by the coding sequence ATGAAGTACGATTTTACAACAATTATGGATCGCCGGGGAAAGGATGCCATCGCAGTTGATGTGGTGGGAAAAGGCCCGGGGTTTGCAGTGCCTGAAGATGGATTTGATTTTATACCGATGTGGATTGCGGATATGAATTTCGCGACGGTTCCGACCGTGCAGGCTGCGATCAGTGAAAGGCTCGCGCATCCGGCGTTTGGGTATTTTGCGACAAGAGACGAGTATTATCAGGCGATTATAAACTGGCAGGAGACGCGCAACCATGTAACCGGCCTTACAAAAGAATGTATTGGTTATGAAAATGGTGTGCTGGGCGGTCTTGTTTCAGCCCTGAATGCTTTCGCAGCGCCGGGGGACAGTGTTCTCGTGCACAGCCCGACGTATATTGGTTTTACGGGAAGTATTACCGGAGCCGGTTATAGGATCGTCCTCAGTGAACTTAAGCAGGATGACGAAGGAGTCTGGCGTATGGATTATGAGGATATGGATGCAAAGATCAAGAAGAATAAGATTCATGTTGCAGTTTTCTGTAATCCGCACAATCCGACCGGAAGAGTATGGGAGCGGGAAGAGCTGGAAAAAGCGATGGAAGTGTACCGGAAAAACGACTGCATTGTCATCACAGATGAAATCTGGTCAGACATTATATTGAATGGGAACCGGCATATTCCGATGCAGTCTATCAGTGAGGACGCAAGAAACCGCACCGTTGCGCTTTATGCGCCAAGCAAGACATTCAATCTTGCAGGGCTGATCGGGAGCTACCATATTATTTATAACTCATATCTGCGTGACCGTGTGAGGGCTTGTTCAAGTAAATCACACTACAATTCCATGAATGTTCTTTCTATGTATGCTTTGATGGGGGCATATAGTGCAGAAGGAATGGAATGGGTAGATGAGCTGAGAGAAGTGCTGTCAAACAATGTAAACTATGCTTATGATTTTATACAGGAGCATTTTGACGGGGTTGAGCTCAGTAAACCGCAGGGGACTTATATGCTATTCCTCGACTGTACCGGCTGGTGTGAAAAGACAGGGCGGCCGTTGGACGAGCTTTTGAAAGCCGGGCACCGGGTAGGAGTCGGCTGGCAGGACGGAAGACCATTCCATGGGGAGCATAGTATTCGAATGAATCTGGCGCTTCCATTTACCAGAGTCCAGGAGGCATTTGAGCGTCTGGACAGGTATGTGTTTAAAGAAGAAAGAAAATAA
- a CDS encoding oligopeptide/dipeptide ABC transporter ATP-binding protein — MDKREIVLEVKNLKKYYPAPQKQQLKAVDDVSFEIYKGETLGIVGESGCGKTTCGKACLGMIDKSGGEVLFHGKNVHSMTKKEHFEFTKRVQMIFQDPYASLDPHQKVYNIIAEGIRIHKMADSRKEENQMVAHLLELVGLNAEHALRNVHEFSGGQRQRIGIARALSVNPEFLFCDEPISALDVSIQAQITNLLMKLQREKGLTMLFIAHDLSIVRHISDRIGVMYLGRMVELTKSDELYVEPKHPYTKALLSAVPIADPDVAEKRERIMLNGDVPSPVNPPAGCRFVSRCLQCMEKCKIIEPELCEVSDGHFVACHLYDKQEEGD, encoded by the coding sequence ATGGATAAACGTGAGATTGTTCTTGAAGTAAAGAATCTGAAAAAATACTATCCTGCACCGCAAAAGCAGCAATTAAAAGCAGTTGATGATGTGTCATTCGAGATATATAAAGGAGAGACACTGGGAATCGTAGGTGAATCCGGCTGCGGAAAAACGACTTGTGGAAAGGCTTGTCTGGGAATGATCGATAAAAGTGGCGGCGAAGTATTGTTCCATGGAAAGAATGTCCATTCGATGACAAAGAAAGAGCATTTTGAGTTTACAAAAAGAGTGCAGATGATTTTTCAGGACCCCTATGCATCTCTGGATCCGCATCAAAAAGTTTATAACATTATTGCAGAGGGGATACGGATTCATAAAATGGCAGATAGCAGAAAAGAAGAGAATCAGATGGTTGCACATCTGTTGGAACTGGTCGGGCTGAATGCGGAGCATGCTTTGCGGAATGTGCATGAATTCTCGGGAGGTCAGAGACAAAGAATCGGTATAGCAAGGGCACTGTCAGTGAATCCAGAGTTTTTGTTCTGTGATGAGCCTATTTCCGCTCTTGATGTGTCGATTCAGGCGCAGATTACGAATCTTTTGATGAAGCTTCAGAGAGAAAAAGGACTTACTATGCTTTTTATCGCCCATGATCTTTCCATTGTCAGACATATTTCGGATAGAATCGGCGTTATGTATCTGGGGAGAATGGTAGAGCTTACAAAATCGGATGAATTGTATGTGGAGCCGAAACATCCATATACCAAAGCGCTTTTGTCGGCAGTACCGATCGCAGATCCGGATGTGGCAGAGAAAAGAGAGCGCATTATGCTAAATGGAGATGTCCCCAGTCCTGTAAATCCGCCGGCAGGCTGCCGATTTGTCAGCCGGTGCTTGCAATGTATGGAAAAATGTAAGATAATAGAGCCAGAGCTTTGCGAAGTAAGTGATGGTCATTTTGTGGCCTGTCATTTATATGATAAACAGGAAGAAGGAGATTAA
- a CDS encoding ABC transporter ATP-binding protein, producing the protein MNSLLEMRHVTVSFFTYDSTVQAVRDISFSMEEGQTVALVGESGCGKSVTAKSIMGLVKKPGKVLKESQILFNGVDVSGYSDREWEKFRGKECSMIFQDALVSLNPTMQIGKQIIESLDNHDSSASKEDKRKRAVKMLELTGIADAENCLKKYPHELSGGMRQRVMIAIALITHPKLLIADEPTTSLDVTIQAQILSQMKTLQKQMNMAILLITHDLGIVADTADKIIVMYAGKIVEEGLRKDIFYHPAHPYTKALLGSVPRLDGVGKHMLQAIEGSIPDMTNPPKGCAFCERCPYAMRICEQYMPEEKYVSDTHRAACWLMDERAGRRGTENG; encoded by the coding sequence ATGAACAGTTTATTAGAAATGAGGCATGTTACAGTGTCTTTCTTTACATATGACAGCACCGTGCAGGCAGTACGGGATATTTCATTTTCCATGGAAGAAGGTCAGACGGTCGCACTGGTCGGAGAATCCGGTTGTGGAAAATCCGTCACGGCCAAAAGTATCATGGGCCTGGTCAAAAAGCCGGGAAAGGTGCTAAAGGAAAGTCAGATTCTGTTTAACGGAGTGGATGTGTCCGGCTATTCTGACAGAGAATGGGAGAAATTTCGGGGAAAAGAGTGCTCCATGATTTTTCAGGATGCGCTGGTATCCCTAAACCCCACTATGCAGATTGGAAAACAGATTATAGAAAGCCTGGATAATCATGATTCTTCTGCATCAAAAGAGGATAAAAGAAAACGCGCAGTTAAGATGCTGGAGCTGACGGGAATTGCCGATGCAGAAAATTGTCTTAAAAAATATCCACATGAGTTGTCCGGTGGAATGCGTCAGAGAGTTATGATCGCGATTGCACTGATCACCCATCCCAAGCTCCTGATTGCCGATGAACCGACCACCTCGCTTGATGTGACGATTCAGGCGCAAATTCTGTCACAGATGAAAACTCTGCAGAAGCAGATGAATATGGCGATATTGCTGATCACGCATGATTTGGGGATTGTGGCAGATACGGCGGACAAAATTATTGTCATGTATGCGGGAAAAATCGTGGAGGAGGGATTGAGAAAGGACATTTTTTATCATCCTGCACATCCATATACAAAAGCACTTCTGGGCTCTGTTCCAAGGCTTGACGGGGTGGGAAAGCATATGCTGCAAGCTATCGAAGGAAGTATTCCGGATATGACAAATCCGCCAAAAGGCTGCGCATTTTGTGAGCGCTGTCCGTATGCAATGAGAATCTGCGAACAGTATATGCCGGAAGAAAAATATGTGTCGGACACTCATAGAGCCGCATGTTGGCTGATGGATGAGCGTGCGGGAAGGAGAGGAACAGAAAATGGATAA
- a CDS encoding ABC transporter permease, whose translation MENKMEIREDSFEKLEKKQAAGFSVGTQNVWFEIWKELRSNKVAMVSLVLLMILIIVVLLAPLSPYDPYALDVTQKLQGISKAHWFGTDEYGRDYFTRTLYGGRVSLAVGFMSMLMTVVLGTTIGVFSGYVGGRIDALLMSFTDIFLALPSMLLMVILNTFLKPGLLTLVAVLSLFSWATVARITRAETMSLKERDFVIATQNLGASKARVIIFHIVPNIMGPVIVAASLSVANAILTESSLSFLGLGIQIPRASWGSMLQGAQAHILDRPLLAIFPGLMILITVLSFNLLGDILRNALEPKIVE comes from the coding sequence GTGGAAAATAAGATGGAGATCAGAGAGGACTCTTTTGAAAAGCTGGAAAAAAAGCAGGCGGCCGGATTCTCCGTAGGAACTCAGAATGTATGGTTTGAGATTTGGAAAGAACTTCGTTCCAACAAGGTTGCAATGGTCAGTTTAGTTTTACTGATGATTCTTATTATAGTCGTACTTCTTGCCCCGCTTAGCCCGTATGACCCGTATGCATTAGATGTAACACAAAAGCTGCAGGGAATTTCTAAGGCCCATTGGTTTGGAACCGATGAATATGGGAGAGACTATTTTACCCGTACCTTGTATGGGGGACGGGTATCGCTGGCGGTTGGCTTTATGTCGATGCTTATGACCGTTGTGCTCGGGACAACAATCGGAGTCTTTTCCGGATATGTGGGTGGACGGATTGACGCACTGCTGATGAGTTTTACTGATATTTTTTTGGCGCTTCCCAGCATGCTGTTAATGGTAATATTAAATACCTTTCTTAAGCCGGGACTTTTAACGCTTGTGGCAGTTCTGAGCCTGTTTTCGTGGGCGACCGTTGCTCGAATTACCAGAGCGGAGACGATGTCGCTGAAAGAGAGAGATTTTGTGATAGCTACACAAAATCTGGGGGCCTCAAAAGCACGCGTGATTATTTTTCATATTGTTCCTAACATTATGGGACCTGTTATCGTTGCGGCCAGTCTTAGTGTGGCAAATGCGATTCTGACAGAATCTTCCTTGAGCTTTCTGGGGCTGGGGATACAAATCCCCCGGGCTTCATGGGGAAGTATGCTTCAGGGAGCGCAGGCTCATATTCTGGACCGTCCATTGCTGGCCATTTTTCCGGGACTTATGATTCTGATTACCGTTCTGAGTTTTAATTTGCTGGGAGACATTTTAAGAAATGCGTTGGAGCCTAAGATTGTAGAGTAG